One genomic region from Vicinamibacterales bacterium encodes:
- the ilvN gene encoding acetolactate synthase small subunit, which yields MQTTFIVHVEDQPGVLTRVTSLIRRRGFNIESLTVGHTERAGISRMTIVMDSDERAVPRIEANLYKLVNVISVENVTPQPVVFRDLAMIKVAATEASRGPIMQLVDVFRARVVDVSPDSLIIEITGTEDKIDGLVEMLKPYGVLEMARTGRVAMARGSSAPILAAAERPAGDKEVEFDSGVSFSV from the coding sequence ATGCAGACCACTTTCATCGTTCACGTCGAGGACCAGCCGGGCGTGCTGACGCGCGTCACCTCGCTCATCCGTCGCCGCGGCTTCAACATCGAGTCGCTGACCGTCGGGCACACCGAGCGGGCGGGCATCTCGCGCATGACGATCGTGATGGACTCCGACGAGCGCGCGGTGCCGCGAATCGAAGCCAATCTCTACAAGCTCGTCAACGTGATCAGCGTCGAGAACGTCACGCCGCAGCCGGTCGTCTTCCGAGACCTGGCGATGATAAAGGTTGCCGCGACCGAAGCCTCGCGCGGCCCGATCATGCAGCTCGTCGACGTCTTCCGGGCCCGGGTCGTCGACGTCTCGCCCGACTCGCTGATTATCGAGATCACCGGCACCGAAGACAAGATCGACGGACTGGTCGAGATGCTCAAGCCGTACGGCGTGCTCGAGATGGCGCGCACCGGCCGGGTCGCGATGGCGCGCGGCAGCAGCGCGCCGATCCTGGCCGCCGCCGAACGGCCGGCCGGCGACAAGGAAGTCGAGTTCGACAGCGGCGTGTCGTTCTCGGTCTAG
- the ilvC gene encoding ketol-acid reductoisomerase, with amino-acid sequence MAKMYYDKDADLALIQAKKVAVIGYGSQGHAHALNLKDSGVDVRVGLPPGSASRAKAEKDGLRALDVAEAVREADVVMVLTPDHGQGKLYKESIEPNLKPGATLMFAHGFNIRFGTIQPPANVDVSMIAPKSPGHRVRELFKEGGGTPALVAIHQDASGKARELALSYGKGIGVTRAGVVETTFTEETETDLFGEQAVLCGGTSALVKAGFETLVEAGYQPEIAYFECLHELKLIVDLMYRGGLNYMRYSISDTAEFGDYTGGARLVTAETKAEMKRMLDDIRSGRFAKMWIAENEKGRPSFNAHRAEEQGQLLEQVGVELRRMMPFVDPVEVKQTVPTR; translated from the coding sequence ATGGCGAAGATGTACTACGACAAGGACGCGGACCTCGCGCTCATTCAAGCGAAGAAGGTGGCCGTGATCGGATACGGGTCCCAGGGGCACGCGCACGCGCTGAACCTGAAGGACAGCGGCGTCGACGTGCGCGTCGGTCTGCCGCCCGGCAGCGCCTCGCGCGCCAAGGCAGAGAAAGACGGGCTGCGCGCCCTCGACGTCGCCGAGGCCGTCCGCGAGGCGGACGTCGTGATGGTGCTGACACCCGACCACGGCCAGGGAAAGCTCTACAAGGAATCGATCGAGCCGAACCTGAAACCCGGCGCGACGCTGATGTTCGCGCACGGCTTCAACATCCGCTTCGGCACGATCCAGCCGCCCGCCAACGTCGACGTGTCGATGATCGCGCCGAAGTCGCCGGGCCACCGGGTCCGCGAACTGTTCAAGGAAGGCGGCGGCACGCCGGCGCTGGTGGCGATTCACCAGGATGCCAGCGGCAAGGCGCGCGAACTGGCGCTCTCCTACGGCAAGGGCATCGGCGTCACCCGCGCCGGCGTCGTCGAGACGACGTTCACCGAGGAGACCGAGACGGATCTGTTCGGCGAGCAGGCGGTGCTCTGCGGCGGCACGAGCGCGCTGGTGAAGGCCGGTTTCGAGACGCTCGTCGAGGCGGGCTACCAGCCTGAAATCGCCTACTTCGAGTGCCTCCACGAGCTGAAGCTGATCGTCGACCTCATGTACCGCGGCGGCCTCAACTACATGCGCTACTCGATCAGCGACACCGCCGAATTCGGCGACTATACCGGCGGCGCGCGGCTGGTCACGGCCGAGACGAAGGCCGAGATGAAGCGGATGCTCGACGACATCCGCAGCGGCCGCTTCGCCAAGATGTGGATCGCCGAGAACGAGAAGGGCCGTCCGAGCTTCAACGCGCACCGCGCCGAGGAACAGGGTCAGCTCCTCGAGCAGGTCGGCGTCGAACTGCGGCGGATGATGCCGTTCGTCGATCCCGTCGAAGTCAAGCAGACGGTGCCGACGCGATAG